A genomic stretch from Edaphobacter aggregans includes:
- a CDS encoding TonB-dependent receptor yields MVFSKARSGFLLCIAAIVVLACLSASQLVGQAIATAQLSGTVHDPTGAVVPGAAITISDATKGFSRSTTSDGEGNYQLLLLPPGTYTITATAAGFAKLTATNVVLTVGEQAQLPLNLAIAGSETINVNAGADIIETQRSSQSTTVDQNRIDNLPINGRNYINFTLTNSQIARDAAPSVGAIPTSGLNFGGVRARSNSINVDGADAGDYISGGTRSTVSQDAVQEFQIITNGFAAEYGRASGGIVNIVTKTGTNSLHGSAYGFLRNRYIQATNPFSNVHQPAYTRVQAGFTLGGEIIRDKTFFFFSTEITRRQESGFSIIGQNNFGFTNIDVSKFYGAPAGTLTIQGTPQQQAFLTAVPAATPGIQQYVALVGSSSSLATTGKNPAFLQPTIGANRFVTSGITTPTSFTPLNSLIGNFPISEKTEIYSLRLDHKITSNQQLMLRGSVSPSFITGIQENAANQNLGENSFSRTASQSLHDFAIVGQHTLLIGANKVNELRYQYARHPVRFAPSSSPGGDGVAVNIPGFAYFGKTPFSVVDRIENQNQLQDNFTVTHGNHTFKMGVDLRYIPINLKEGQLYGGGDYTFAALNATDVSPQLAGLPGFSPIQAYGLGIPQSFVQGIGVTTFKYNLKVLGAFLQDSWRITSRFTLNAGLRYDVEAFPTQLALNANTTAAERAYGIRQGIRLQDTNFAPRIGIAYDPRGDSRTVIRANYGLFYDRAPGNLESQSMVFNSTEVPLVILAGGSPCTAASTVSPLNLNATNTFQGSLSNANCLPVPSLNYLPGEQRFDTNNPNSIFANQNFLSAGFPLAILPSGLPADLHYATPYVQQISFGIEQDLGHNISLNIAYNSTGGRHLNRPVNVNPVNPALLVGNWRNAVAAVKAGTASVLPGTPQSAVAGPTSNPLTVATASGTVPCGLGPAGPYVAPPLLNFFRRSGLNASLAPFLVSQGAGQCVALASQIVAIDGLGVGLPVPFGDMSPNLTTGTSSYNALSANLRKRISTNYEFLVSYTWSHAIDDSTDVVSTSDAPQNNFNPNAERSASSFDQRSRLVLSGVYNSGKLGGSGFVPAVFSNVTVAPIFEVSSGRPFNVLTGSDTNFDFNPLTDRPNAVALNSGPTSCGTAPVASKYSPTGAFNLPCYIDAPANAAPGSSYFNGNLGRNIGVRPYTVFTDLRFAKAFTFSHEVGLQVTADIFNLINKNNTLDVNRLYTAAGQETAASDPRQFQFGARLSF; encoded by the coding sequence ATGGTTTTCAGCAAAGCCCGGTCCGGCTTTCTTCTCTGTATAGCCGCCATCGTCGTCCTGGCGTGTCTATCCGCCAGTCAGCTCGTTGGACAGGCCATCGCTACGGCCCAGCTCAGCGGCACGGTGCACGATCCTACCGGAGCGGTTGTTCCCGGCGCGGCGATCACTATCTCCGATGCCACCAAGGGCTTCTCCCGCTCGACCACCAGCGACGGCGAGGGGAACTACCAGCTTCTGCTGCTGCCGCCCGGCACCTACACCATCACGGCAACGGCCGCCGGCTTCGCTAAGCTGACCGCGACTAACGTCGTCCTTACCGTAGGCGAGCAGGCCCAGCTTCCGCTCAATCTCGCGATCGCTGGCAGCGAGACAATCAACGTCAATGCCGGCGCCGACATCATCGAGACGCAGCGCAGCTCGCAGTCCACCACCGTCGATCAGAATCGCATCGACAACCTGCCCATCAACGGCCGCAACTACATCAACTTCACCCTGACCAATTCGCAGATCGCTCGCGACGCGGCACCCTCAGTTGGAGCCATTCCAACCTCGGGCCTGAACTTCGGGGGTGTTCGCGCCCGCTCCAACTCCATCAACGTTGACGGCGCCGACGCGGGGGACTACATCTCCGGCGGAACCCGTTCTACTGTTTCGCAGGACGCCGTGCAGGAGTTTCAGATCATCACCAACGGCTTTGCCGCCGAGTACGGGCGAGCCTCCGGCGGCATTGTAAATATTGTGACCAAGACAGGAACAAATTCACTGCACGGCAGCGCCTACGGCTTCCTGCGAAACCGTTACATCCAGGCGACCAATCCCTTTTCGAACGTCCATCAGCCTGCTTACACTCGGGTTCAGGCAGGATTTACGCTGGGCGGCGAGATCATTCGCGACAAGACCTTCTTCTTCTTCTCGACAGAGATTACCCGCCGTCAGGAGAGCGGCTTCTCCATCATTGGCCAGAACAACTTCGGCTTCACGAACATCGACGTCAGTAAGTTCTACGGAGCTCCAGCGGGAACCTTGACGATTCAAGGGACACCCCAGCAGCAGGCCTTCCTTACTGCGGTTCCAGCAGCTACGCCCGGCATCCAGCAATACGTCGCGCTGGTGGGCTCGAGTTCTTCGCTAGCTACAACTGGCAAGAACCCCGCCTTTCTGCAGCCAACAATCGGTGCCAACCGCTTCGTCACCTCAGGTATTACGACGCCGACCTCGTTCACTCCGCTCAACAGCCTGATTGGCAACTTCCCCATCTCGGAGAAGACGGAGATTTACTCTCTGCGGCTCGACCACAAGATTACGAGCAACCAACAACTCATGCTTCGCGGCAGCGTGAGCCCCAGCTTCATCACCGGCATTCAAGAGAACGCGGCCAACCAAAACCTCGGCGAAAACTCCTTCTCCCGTACCGCTTCGCAGAGCCTTCATGACTTCGCCATCGTCGGCCAGCACACGCTGCTGATCGGCGCCAACAAGGTCAACGAACTGCGCTATCAGTACGCGCGACACCCTGTACGATTTGCTCCGTCAAGCTCACCCGGAGGCGACGGTGTTGCCGTTAACATCCCTGGGTTCGCGTACTTCGGCAAGACGCCGTTCTCGGTCGTCGACCGCATCGAAAACCAGAACCAGCTTCAGGACAACTTCACGGTCACACACGGCAACCATACCTTCAAGATGGGCGTCGATCTGCGCTATATCCCCATCAACCTGAAGGAAGGTCAACTCTACGGCGGCGGTGACTATACCTTCGCTGCGCTCAACGCCACGGATGTATCTCCGCAGTTGGCCGGACTTCCCGGCTTTTCGCCCATCCAGGCTTATGGCCTAGGGATTCCGCAGTCGTTCGTGCAGGGCATTGGCGTGACGACATTCAAATACAACCTCAAAGTTCTCGGTGCGTTCCTGCAGGACAGCTGGCGCATCACTAGCAGGTTCACATTGAACGCCGGTCTGCGTTATGACGTCGAGGCCTTCCCCACGCAACTCGCTCTAAACGCCAACACGACCGCCGCCGAGCGCGCCTACGGCATCCGCCAAGGCATTCGCCTGCAGGACACCAACTTCGCCCCGCGCATCGGCATCGCTTACGATCCGCGCGGCGACAGCAGAACGGTGATCCGCGCCAACTACGGCCTCTTCTACGACCGCGCTCCCGGTAACCTCGAGTCGCAGTCCATGGTCTTCAACTCCACCGAAGTGCCGCTGGTCATCCTCGCTGGCGGCTCGCCCTGTACGGCTGCCAGCACGGTAAGCCCGCTGAATCTTAATGCGACCAATACTTTTCAGGGCTCGCTCTCGAACGCCAACTGCCTGCCTGTTCCGAGCCTCAACTATCTCCCCGGCGAGCAGCGCTTCGACACGAACAATCCCAACTCCATCTTCGCCAATCAGAACTTCCTCAGCGCCGGATTCCCGCTCGCCATTCTTCCCTCCGGTCTGCCTGCGGATCTGCACTACGCCACGCCTTATGTGCAGCAGATTTCCTTTGGCATCGAACAGGATCTCGGCCACAACATCTCGCTCAACATCGCGTATAACTCCACTGGGGGCCGCCACCTTAATCGGCCTGTCAATGTGAATCCGGTCAATCCTGCGTTGCTGGTAGGCAACTGGCGCAACGCAGTAGCCGCAGTTAAAGCTGGCACGGCATCGGTGCTGCCTGGAACCCCGCAGTCCGCCGTCGCCGGACCTACCTCGAACCCGCTCACCGTAGCGACCGCAAGCGGAACCGTACCCTGCGGCCTCGGTCCTGCCGGACCCTACGTTGCGCCGCCGCTGTTGAACTTCTTCCGACGCTCAGGCCTGAACGCTTCGCTTGCGCCGTTCCTGGTCAGTCAGGGAGCAGGCCAATGCGTCGCGCTTGCCAGCCAGATTGTCGCGATCGACGGCCTCGGCGTGGGCCTCCCCGTTCCCTTTGGCGACATGTCGCCCAACCTCACCACAGGAACTTCCAGCTACAACGCCCTCAGCGCCAATCTCAGGAAGCGTATCTCTACCAACTATGAGTTCCTCGTGAGCTACACCTGGTCGCACGCCATCGACGACTCCACCGACGTCGTCTCTACCTCTGATGCCCCGCAGAACAACTTCAACCCCAATGCCGAGCGTAGCGCCTCGTCCTTCGATCAGCGTAGCCGCCTTGTTCTCTCCGGAGTTTATAACTCAGGCAAGCTCGGCGGCTCAGGCTTCGTCCCTGCGGTCTTCTCGAACGTCACAGTCGCGCCGATCTTCGAAGTATCGTCGGGCCGCCCGTTCAACGTGCTCACCGGCAGTGACACCAACTTCGACTTCAACCCACTCACCGACCGTCCCAACGCGGTCGCTCTCAACAGCGGCCCCACCAGTTGCGGCACGGCTCCCGTCGCGTCGAAGTACTCGCCCACCGGAGCTTTCAACCTGCCCTGCTACATCGACGCTCCTGCCAATGCTGCTCCCGGCAGCAGCTACTTCAACGGAAACCTCGGCCGCAACATCGGCGTCAGGCCCTACACGGTCTTTACCGACCTACGCTTTGCCAAGGCATTCACCTTCTCGCACGAAGTGGGACTTCAGGTCACAGCCGACATCTTCAACCTGATCAATAAGAACAACACGCTCGATGTGAATAGGCTCTACACCGCCGCCGGGCAGGAGACCGCCGCCAGCGATCCACGTCAGTTCCAGTTCGGGGCCCGGCTGTCGTTTTAA
- the nth gene encoding endonuclease III domain-containing protein, with the protein MNDSLFPKPPREPDDQLPHIHRLLLGYYGQPKPREPWDPLKQFIYSLLSSRTKTETTHQVVRHLQRQFASWDDLRDASLKEIEDAIRDVTFPDQKAVQLKSSLQQITHRYGKLTLDFLAQYRTDKIRAWLEQFPGVGSKTSAAVVNFSTLRRRALCVDSHHLRVTQRLGLTPRADAATTEERLMRLVPETWTAEMLDEHHSLIKLHGQRLCTFTDPRCTDCPLLRLCPFGKKQVTKSDIAAS; encoded by the coding sequence ATGAACGACTCGCTTTTTCCCAAACCGCCAAGAGAACCAGACGATCAGCTGCCCCATATCCATCGTCTGCTGCTGGGATACTACGGCCAGCCGAAGCCGCGCGAGCCATGGGATCCGCTCAAGCAGTTCATCTACTCGCTGCTGTCGTCGCGAACCAAGACCGAGACCACCCATCAAGTGGTGCGGCATCTGCAAAGGCAGTTCGCCAGCTGGGATGATCTCCGCGACGCCAGCCTGAAGGAAATAGAGGACGCGATTCGCGATGTAACGTTTCCCGATCAGAAGGCTGTTCAGCTTAAGTCGTCGCTCCAGCAGATTACGCATCGCTACGGCAAGTTGACGCTGGATTTTCTAGCGCAGTACCGGACGGACAAGATCCGCGCCTGGCTCGAACAATTTCCCGGTGTCGGATCAAAAACCAGCGCCGCAGTGGTCAATTTCAGCACGCTTCGCCGCCGTGCACTTTGCGTCGACTCGCACCACCTCCGAGTCACTCAGCGGCTCGGACTCACTCCACGCGCCGACGCCGCGACTACGGAAGAACGCCTGATGCGGCTTGTCCCTGAGACGTGGACCGCCGAGATGCTCGACGAGCACCACTCTCTGATCAAGCTGCACGGCCAACGGCTCTGTACCTTCACCGACCCGCGATGCACGGACTGTCCGCTGTTGAGGCTCTGTCCCTTCGGGAAGAAGCAGGTTACAAAATCTGACATCGCTGCCTCCTGA
- a CDS encoding isoaspartyl peptidase/L-asparaginase, with protein MSNKPVLLIHGGAWAMPDEAVAAHESGIANALAAGYGLLEKGASAVDAVEAAVAVMEDDETFDAGRGSFLTQDGRVQMDALLMNGANLRTGGVACVERLRNPIRAARLVLDKSPHVYFVGTGAERFARQNGMALIDNTELVIPREQERLHKAQTAELAGLRDTTFSGPLSVPPNDPHASHDTVGAVALDAAGNIAAGTSTGGTLNKAPGRVGDSSLIGCGCYADNLSAAVSLTGWGEPIMKLVLGKWAVDRVAAGASPQIAAQAAIDYLFERLGGHGGIILLGPDGRVGLAHNTPRMAWGLQTEDGAQLGVTRNP; from the coding sequence ATGAGCAACAAACCAGTTCTCCTGATCCACGGTGGCGCCTGGGCTATGCCCGACGAAGCCGTAGCTGCCCACGAATCCGGCATCGCCAATGCCCTTGCCGCGGGGTATGGCCTGCTCGAAAAGGGCGCGAGTGCGGTCGACGCGGTGGAAGCTGCCGTGGCTGTTATGGAAGACGATGAGACCTTCGACGCCGGACGGGGATCATTCCTGACGCAGGATGGCCGCGTGCAGATGGACGCCTTGCTGATGAACGGAGCCAACCTACGCACCGGCGGCGTTGCATGCGTCGAGCGGCTGCGCAATCCGATCCGCGCGGCACGACTCGTCCTCGACAAAAGCCCGCACGTCTACTTCGTCGGCACCGGTGCAGAACGATTCGCACGCCAGAACGGCATGGCTCTCATCGACAACACGGAGCTTGTCATCCCGCGCGAGCAGGAGCGCCTCCACAAAGCGCAGACTGCGGAGCTCGCTGGACTTCGCGACACCACCTTTTCGGGTCCGCTCAGCGTTCCGCCGAACGATCCCCATGCTTCCCACGACACCGTCGGTGCGGTGGCTCTCGATGCCGCCGGGAACATCGCCGCCGGTACCAGCACAGGTGGCACACTCAACAAAGCGCCGGGCCGCGTCGGCGACTCGTCGCTGATAGGGTGCGGCTGCTACGCCGACAATCTCTCTGCTGCCGTTTCGCTCACCGGTTGGGGCGAGCCGATTATGAAGCTCGTTCTTGGCAAGTGGGCGGTCGACCGCGTCGCCGCCGGAGCCAGTCCGCAGATTGCCGCGCAGGCCGCTATCGACTACCTCTTCGAACGTCTTGGCGGCCACGGAGGCATCATTCTGCTCGGCCCCGATGGCCGTGTCGGCCTCGCGCATAACACGCCGCGGATGGCCTGGGGCCTGCAAACGGAGGACGGGGCGCAACTGGGCGTCACGCGCAATCCCTAG
- a CDS encoding KTSC domain-containing protein — MPSTVIAAMHYDAASHVLTIVYRGKRGVYHYFEVPPEEYAAFRAATSKGTYLNEIFKPKGYLFERQKASASG, encoded by the coding sequence ATGCCTTCGACCGTCATCGCCGCCATGCATTACGACGCTGCGAGTCACGTACTGACCATCGTGTACCGAGGCAAGCGCGGGGTGTATCACTACTTCGAAGTTCCACCGGAGGAATATGCTGCCTTTCGCGCCGCTACTTCCAAGGGAACCTATCTGAACGAGATCTTCAAACCAAAGGGATACCTATTCGAGCGGCAAAAGGCATCTGCGTCTGGCTGA
- a CDS encoding CDP-alcohol phosphatidyltransferase family protein has translation MTWTSAFGKGSGWLLQKIVNGLALTRISPNALTFIGLLINIVAALVFGFARGNNANRMFFYAGLIIIGAGIFDMVDGRVARQTNQVSVFGAFFDSVMDRYSDVAIFFGLLVFYARGNRLFYVGLVAFVMTACVMVSYTRARAEALIGTCKVGFMERPERIVCVILGALCNKWGVMAPALWVLAVFSTITVIHRIRYTYLETERRKLLDSSRAESPDPVSNYR, from the coding sequence TTGACCTGGACAAGCGCATTCGGTAAAGGTAGCGGCTGGCTCCTGCAGAAGATCGTTAATGGTCTCGCGCTGACCCGCATCTCGCCCAATGCGCTGACCTTTATCGGCCTGCTGATTAACATTGTTGCCGCGCTGGTCTTTGGCTTTGCCCGGGGCAACAACGCTAATCGAATGTTTTTCTATGCCGGCCTGATCATCATCGGAGCGGGCATCTTTGACATGGTTGACGGTCGGGTGGCGCGTCAGACTAACCAGGTCTCGGTCTTCGGTGCATTCTTCGACTCCGTGATGGATCGCTACTCCGACGTTGCGATCTTCTTCGGTTTGCTGGTTTTTTATGCCCGGGGCAACCGGCTCTTCTACGTCGGGCTCGTGGCGTTCGTCATGACTGCCTGCGTGATGGTTAGTTACACCCGCGCCCGCGCCGAAGCGCTGATCGGCACCTGCAAGGTCGGCTTCATGGAGCGGCCTGAGCGCATCGTGTGCGTCATCCTGGGCGCGCTGTGCAATAAGTGGGGCGTTATGGCTCCGGCGCTGTGGGTGCTGGCGGTCTTCTCGACCATTACGGTCATCCACCGTATCCGGTACACGTATTTGGAGACCGAACGGCGCAAGTTGCTGGACTCCAGCAGAGCCGAGTCACCAGACCCGGTCTCCAATTATCGATAG
- the greA gene encoding transcription elongation factor GreA yields MPEQVKKRLEEEIKQLEYELTTELPAEIKKAVALGDLSENAEYHMAKQRQVFVNARLGQLKKRMGELAMVNLVNIPHDKVGFGATVTVFDTSKDEEIRYKLVTSEESDVSQGLISTTSPIGRALLGKQVGDVATVITPNGKRELEVLKLVTIHDVTE; encoded by the coding sequence ATGCCAGAACAAGTAAAGAAAAGGCTAGAAGAAGAGATCAAGCAGCTTGAATACGAATTGACCACGGAGTTGCCGGCGGAGATCAAAAAGGCCGTCGCGCTCGGCGACCTGAGCGAAAACGCCGAGTACCACATGGCTAAGCAGCGTCAGGTCTTCGTCAACGCCCGCCTGGGTCAATTGAAGAAGCGCATGGGCGAACTTGCCATGGTTAACCTCGTCAATATTCCTCACGACAAGGTCGGTTTCGGCGCCACCGTGACGGTCTTCGACACCAGCAAGGACGAGGAGATTCGCTACAAGCTCGTCACCAGCGAGGAGTCCGACGTGTCGCAGGGTTTGATTTCGACGACGTCGCCGATTGGCCGCGCGCTTCTGGGCAAACAGGTCGGCGATGTCGCCACTGTAATTACCCCGAACGGCAAGCGCGAGCTCGAAGTCCTGAAGCTGGTTACCATCCACGACGTTACAGAGTAG
- the mltG gene encoding endolytic transglycosylase MltG, with protein MKFLGTLLLLALIVLALAGYVVYAPYGPSAETFVDIAPGTGSKTIATQLERSGIIRSRFGFDLLRLKKGGTLKAGEYRFDHPVPMPEVYARIVRGDVYSRTLTIPEGYNIFDIAQAVEAAGLGSRDAFLAAARQHTELIAEWAANSDSKPESLEGFLFPDTYHFSRHATPEQILTTMVHRFRQVSIQLGLTGDVFHTVTMASLVEKEVRQDPERPLVAGVFVNRLAKGMPLATDPTVIYAALLENRWRGTIYASDLQSPSPYNTYKHTGLPPGPIANPGVAALKAAIAPAQTDYLYFVSDAAGHSRFSADLKEHAEQVQAYRQAEKAQQR; from the coding sequence TTGAAGTTTTTGGGGACCCTGCTGCTGCTTGCTCTCATCGTTCTGGCCCTCGCCGGATATGTCGTCTACGCGCCGTACGGTCCCTCCGCCGAAACCTTCGTCGACATAGCCCCCGGAACCGGGAGCAAGACAATCGCCACCCAGCTCGAGCGGAGCGGCATCATCCGCAGCCGATTCGGCTTTGACCTCCTACGCCTGAAAAAAGGGGGCACCCTCAAGGCCGGAGAGTACCGTTTTGACCATCCAGTCCCGATGCCCGAGGTCTATGCCCGGATCGTCCGCGGCGACGTTTACAGCCGCACCCTGACCATCCCTGAGGGCTATAACATCTTCGACATCGCCCAGGCGGTCGAGGCAGCGGGACTCGGTTCGCGCGATGCCTTTCTTGCCGCAGCGCGACAGCACACCGAATTGATCGCCGAGTGGGCCGCCAACAGCGACTCTAAGCCTGAATCGCTCGAGGGCTTTCTGTTTCCCGATACTTACCACTTCTCACGCCACGCCACGCCTGAGCAGATCCTCACCACGATGGTCCACCGCTTCCGCCAGGTCAGCATCCAGCTCGGCCTCACCGGTGACGTCTTCCACACGGTCACGATGGCCTCGCTGGTCGAAAAAGAGGTCCGGCAGGACCCCGAGCGCCCGCTCGTAGCTGGAGTCTTCGTCAACCGGCTGGCCAAAGGAATGCCGCTGGCCACCGACCCGACGGTCATCTATGCGGCGCTGCTTGAGAACCGCTGGCGAGGAACCATCTACGCCTCGGATCTTCAGTCGCCCTCGCCCTACAACACGTACAAACACACCGGCTTGCCGCCCGGGCCCATCGCCAACCCGGGGGTCGCCGCGCTCAAGGCTGCCATCGCCCCCGCACAGACCGATTACCTTTATTTTGTGAGCGATGCGGCCGGTCACAGCCGCTTCTCCGCCGATCTGAAGGAACACGCTGAACAGGTCCAGGCGTACCGGCAAGCCGAGAAAGCCCAACAGCGATAG
- a CDS encoding outer membrane lipoprotein-sorting protein: protein MPIKIRQACVVGLIGLAPALTGCLSRTRTVPKTRVADVIMSTSLDAMSQQINARYEAIQTFNASVTVAATTGGGLEGHEKEYTSLAGYIFMRRPSNLRVLLRVPVLGSTAMDMVSDGTNFKLVIPPRNRAMVGTNEVTQPSKNGLENLRPSVFFDSMFVRGQGPDQILSMTTDTRVIESGKKKKDLIEEPAYALQVLAQPEGNIVRTLRVIHINSTDLLPFQQDIYNKDGVIVTRALYSNYQMFDNIPFPTTIVIQRPRDHYSLTVTIVKLTLNQKLEDDQFELKIPEGIPIQVMK, encoded by the coding sequence GTGCCGATAAAGATTCGACAAGCGTGTGTCGTGGGGTTGATAGGGCTGGCTCCAGCACTTACAGGATGCCTGTCCCGTACGCGCACCGTTCCTAAGACCCGTGTCGCCGACGTCATCATGAGCACGTCCCTCGACGCCATGTCGCAGCAGATCAACGCGCGCTACGAGGCCATTCAGACATTCAACGCCTCCGTCACAGTCGCGGCCACGACAGGTGGCGGTCTTGAGGGCCACGAGAAGGAGTACACCAGCCTCGCCGGTTACATCTTCATGCGCAGACCGAGTAACCTTCGGGTGCTGCTCCGCGTGCCCGTGCTGGGTTCGACCGCGATGGACATGGTCAGCGACGGCACCAACTTTAAGCTCGTGATACCGCCTAGAAACAGGGCGATGGTCGGAACCAACGAGGTGACGCAGCCCTCCAAAAATGGGCTCGAAAACCTGCGACCTTCCGTCTTCTTCGACTCCATGTTCGTCCGCGGACAAGGGCCTGACCAGATCCTCTCCATGACCACCGACACCCGTGTCATCGAGAGCGGCAAAAAGAAGAAGGACCTTATCGAGGAACCCGCCTACGCCTTGCAGGTTCTGGCGCAACCCGAGGGCAATATCGTCCGCACCCTTCGCGTGATCCACATCAACAGCACCGATCTGCTGCCCTTCCAGCAGGACATCTACAACAAGGACGGGGTTATCGTCACCCGAGCCCTCTACAGCAACTACCAGATGTTCGACAACATTCCCTTCCCCACGACTATCGTTATCCAGCGCCCGCGCGATCACTACAGCCTGACCGTGACCATCGTTAAGCTCACGCTCAATCAGAAGCTGGAAGACGATCAGTTCGAACTGAAGATCCCCGAAGGTATTCCCATACAGGTGATGAAGTAG
- a CDS encoding Gfo/Idh/MocA family protein → MSASQPLRVAVVGAGAFGRNHLRVYRELEQAGQAVQLAGVVDRDSATLAAASEKFGVPGFETIEACLAATGKLDAASICVPTVHHATAAAPLLGAGVDLLVEKPLAANLADADRILELARAHKRIVQAGHLERFNPAVTAARTQLHQPMFFEAHRLSVFTPRSLDVDVVLDLMIHDLDIVLSLVDSPVREVRAVGLPVLSRKVDIANVRLEFENGCVANFTASRVSTERVRKLRFFQPHQYLSLDFARQDLLMIDVTAAAGMDPAQLAALAQLAQQAGQHPSAGLSLKKVPVEQGEPLRLEIESFLNAVRNRTKPLVSAEDGRAALALALEINQAIAAHAARTGLI, encoded by the coding sequence GTGTCCGCCTCGCAGCCATTGCGGGTTGCTGTCGTCGGCGCCGGAGCCTTCGGGCGCAATCACCTTCGTGTCTATCGCGAGCTGGAGCAGGCTGGGCAGGCAGTCCAGCTTGCCGGAGTAGTGGACCGCGATTCGGCGACGCTGGCTGCGGCATCGGAGAAGTTCGGCGTTCCCGGCTTCGAAACCATTGAGGCATGTCTTGCAGCGACAGGCAAGCTGGATGCCGCTTCCATCTGCGTCCCGACGGTGCATCATGCGACGGCTGCAGCGCCGTTGCTGGGCGCTGGGGTCGATCTTCTGGTCGAGAAGCCACTGGCCGCGAACCTCGCTGATGCTGATCGCATCCTTGAGTTGGCCCGTGCGCATAAGCGCATCGTGCAGGCAGGGCATCTTGAGCGGTTCAATCCTGCGGTTACGGCGGCGCGCACGCAGTTGCATCAGCCCATGTTCTTCGAGGCGCATCGGCTCAGTGTTTTTACGCCGCGCTCGCTCGATGTGGACGTGGTGCTCGACCTGATGATCCACGATCTCGATATCGTGTTGAGTCTGGTCGATTCGCCGGTCCGCGAGGTTCGGGCGGTTGGGTTGCCGGTGCTCTCGCGCAAGGTCGATATTGCGAACGTGCGGCTGGAGTTTGAGAACGGCTGCGTCGCCAACTTTACGGCGAGCCGCGTCAGCACGGAGCGCGTCCGGAAGCTGCGGTTTTTTCAGCCGCATCAGTACCTCTCGCTGGACTTCGCCCGGCAGGACCTGCTGATGATCGACGTCACCGCTGCAGCGGGGATGGATCCGGCACAGCTTGCCGCACTGGCTCAGCTTGCCCAACAGGCGGGCCAGCATCCTTCGGCTGGCTTGTCACTCAAGAAAGTTCCGGTCGAGCAGGGCGAGCCGCTGCGGCTTGAGATCGAGTCTTTCCTGAACGCGGTTCGCAATCGCACCAAGCCGCTGGTCTCAGCTGAAGATGGTCGGGCGGCGCTGGCGCTGGCGCTGGAGATCAATCAAGCGATCGCTGCACACGCTGCTCGAACGGGGCTAATTTAG